In the genome of Populus alba chromosome 11, ASM523922v2, whole genome shotgun sequence, one region contains:
- the LOC118031596 gene encoding uncharacterized protein isoform X3 produces the protein MALRFEVLGRFNRARAARLTLPHFVCQTPLFMPVGTQGTIKGLTTNQLEDIGCQIILGNTYHLALRPTSELIDELGGLHKFMNWPRAMLTDSGGFQMVSLLHLADITEKGVTFQSPVDGKPMLLTPEESIQIQNRIGADIIMALDDVVKTTITGPRIEEAMYRTLRWIDRCIAAHKKPNEQNLFGIVQGGLDPVLRDICVRGLVERNLPGYAIGGLAGGEDKDSFWRVVAQCTALLPEDKPRYVMGVGYPLDIVVCSALGADLYDCVYPTRTARFGTALIPEGVLKLKHKAMAEDTRPIDPTCSCMVCKNYTRAYIHCLVTKDAMGSQLLSYHNLHYMLQLSRDLHSSIIEERFPDFVRGFLQKMANAQKPLLGCPIICFLFHLISSTA, from the exons ATGGCGCTTCGTTTCGAG GTTCTTGGGAGGTTTAATCGTGCTCGCGCTGCTCGTCTGACGCTTCCTCACTTTGTATGCCAGACTCCTCTGTTTATGCCTGTGGGCACACAAG GGACAATTAAAGGTTTGACCACTAACCAGCTTGAAGATATTGGCTGTCAAATAATTCTGGGAAATACATACCATTTGGCGCTTCGTCCTACGTCCGAGCTTATTGATGAATTAGGGGGTCTTCATAAATTTATGAACTGGCCTAGAGCTATGCTTACAGACTCCGGTGGCTTCCAAATG GTATCCTTATTGCATTTAGCAGATATCACAGAAAAGGGTGTTACGTTTCAG TCACCAGTTGATGGAAAGCCTATGCTTCTAACACCTGAGGAATCAATTCAAATACAA aataGAATTGGAGCAGATATTATTATGGCTCTTGACGATGTAGTAAAAACCACCATTACTGGTCCACGGATTGAGGAGGCCATGTATCGCACTCTTCGATGGATAGACAGATGTATAGCAG CTCACAAGAAGCCAAATGAGCaaaatttatttggtattgTTCAAGGTGGTTTAGATCCTGTACTAAG GGATATATGTGTTAGAGGCTTGGTGGAGCGGAATTTACCTGg CTATGCTATTGGTGGTCTTGCAGGCGGTGAGGATAAAGATTCATTTTGGCGAGTTGTTGCTCAGTGCACTGCTTTGTTGCCTGAAGATAAACCACGATATGTGATG GGTGTTGGTTATCCACTGGACATTGTAGTTTGCAGTGCTTTAGGTGCTGACTTGTATGACTGTGTTTATCCCACTCGCACTGCTCGTTTTGGCACAGCTCTCATACCAGAG GGAGTGCTAAAACTTAAACACAAAGCAATGGCCGAGGATACTCGTCCCATTGATCCAACATGTTCTTGCATG GTTTGTAAGAATTATACAAGGGCATACATCCATTGTCTTGTTACAAAAGATGCTATGGGATCGCAGCTTCTATCATATCACAATTTGCATTACATGTTGCAG CTTAGCAGAGATCTACACTCTTCAATCATTGAAGAAAGATTTCCAGA TTTTGTCCGTGGATTCCTGCAGAAAATG GCAAATGCGCAAAAGCCATTATTGGGGTGCCCAattatttgtttcctttttcacTTGATATCATCTACTGCTTGA
- the LOC118031596 gene encoding uncharacterized protein isoform X2, with protein MALRFEVLGRFNRARAARLTLPHFVCQTPLFMPVGTQGTIKGLTTNQLEDIGCQIILGNTYHLALRPTSELIDELGGLHKFMNWPRAMLTDSGGFQMVSLLHLADITEKGVTFQSPVDGKPMLLTPEESIQIQNRIGADIIMALDDVVKTTITGPRIEEAMYRTLRWIDRCIAAHKKPNEQNLFGIVQGGLDPVLRDICVRGLVERNLPGYAIGGLAGGEDKDSFWRVVAQCTALLPEDKPRYVMGVGYPLDIVVCSALGADLYDCVYPTRTARFGTALIPEVCKNYTRAYIHCLVTKDAMGSQLLSYHNLHYMLQLSRDLHSSIIEERFPDFVRGFLQKMFPKGDVPEWVCNAMEVAGIKISSCCAPFLFSHDSELEKDAPTKKFDDNETAFDDKYTPINKFDEVAFDNKYSGKNFDDKYTSTKYFDEVAFSNKNNTKQEL; from the exons ATGGCGCTTCGTTTCGAG GTTCTTGGGAGGTTTAATCGTGCTCGCGCTGCTCGTCTGACGCTTCCTCACTTTGTATGCCAGACTCCTCTGTTTATGCCTGTGGGCACACAAG GGACAATTAAAGGTTTGACCACTAACCAGCTTGAAGATATTGGCTGTCAAATAATTCTGGGAAATACATACCATTTGGCGCTTCGTCCTACGTCCGAGCTTATTGATGAATTAGGGGGTCTTCATAAATTTATGAACTGGCCTAGAGCTATGCTTACAGACTCCGGTGGCTTCCAAATG GTATCCTTATTGCATTTAGCAGATATCACAGAAAAGGGTGTTACGTTTCAG TCACCAGTTGATGGAAAGCCTATGCTTCTAACACCTGAGGAATCAATTCAAATACAA aataGAATTGGAGCAGATATTATTATGGCTCTTGACGATGTAGTAAAAACCACCATTACTGGTCCACGGATTGAGGAGGCCATGTATCGCACTCTTCGATGGATAGACAGATGTATAGCAG CTCACAAGAAGCCAAATGAGCaaaatttatttggtattgTTCAAGGTGGTTTAGATCCTGTACTAAG GGATATATGTGTTAGAGGCTTGGTGGAGCGGAATTTACCTGg CTATGCTATTGGTGGTCTTGCAGGCGGTGAGGATAAAGATTCATTTTGGCGAGTTGTTGCTCAGTGCACTGCTTTGTTGCCTGAAGATAAACCACGATATGTGATG GGTGTTGGTTATCCACTGGACATTGTAGTTTGCAGTGCTTTAGGTGCTGACTTGTATGACTGTGTTTATCCCACTCGCACTGCTCGTTTTGGCACAGCTCTCATACCAGAG GTTTGTAAGAATTATACAAGGGCATACATCCATTGTCTTGTTACAAAAGATGCTATGGGATCGCAGCTTCTATCATATCACAATTTGCATTACATGTTGCAG CTTAGCAGAGATCTACACTCTTCAATCATTGAAGAAAGATTTCCAGA TTTTGTCCGTGGATTCCTGCAGAAAATG TTTCCTAAAGGTGATGTCCCTGAATGGGTCTGCAATGCCATGGAGGTCGCTGGAATCAAAATATCGTCCTGCTGTGCTCCATTCTTGTTCTCCCATGATTCAGAACTAGAAAAGGATGCACCAACCAAGAAATTTGATGACAATGAGACAGCATTTGATGACAAGTATACACCAATCAATAAATTTGATGAGGTAGCATTTGACAATAAGTACAGCGGCAAGAACTTTGATGATAAGTATACATCAACCAAGTATTTTGATGAGGTAGCATTTAGCAATAAGAATAACACGAAGCAAGAACTTTGA
- the LOC118031596 gene encoding uncharacterized protein isoform X1: protein MALRFEVLGRFNRARAARLTLPHFVCQTPLFMPVGTQGTIKGLTTNQLEDIGCQIILGNTYHLALRPTSELIDELGGLHKFMNWPRAMLTDSGGFQMVSLLHLADITEKGVTFQSPVDGKPMLLTPEESIQIQNRIGADIIMALDDVVKTTITGPRIEEAMYRTLRWIDRCIAAHKKPNEQNLFGIVQGGLDPVLRDICVRGLVERNLPGYAIGGLAGGEDKDSFWRVVAQCTALLPEDKPRYVMGVGYPLDIVVCSALGADLYDCVYPTRTARFGTALIPEGVLKLKHKAMAEDTRPIDPTCSCMVCKNYTRAYIHCLVTKDAMGSQLLSYHNLHYMLQLSRDLHSSIIEERFPDFVRGFLQKMFPKGDVPEWVCNAMEVAGIKISSCCAPFLFSHDSELEKDAPTKKFDDNETAFDDKYTPINKFDEVAFDNKYSGKNFDDKYTSTKYFDEVAFSNKNNTKQEL, encoded by the exons ATGGCGCTTCGTTTCGAG GTTCTTGGGAGGTTTAATCGTGCTCGCGCTGCTCGTCTGACGCTTCCTCACTTTGTATGCCAGACTCCTCTGTTTATGCCTGTGGGCACACAAG GGACAATTAAAGGTTTGACCACTAACCAGCTTGAAGATATTGGCTGTCAAATAATTCTGGGAAATACATACCATTTGGCGCTTCGTCCTACGTCCGAGCTTATTGATGAATTAGGGGGTCTTCATAAATTTATGAACTGGCCTAGAGCTATGCTTACAGACTCCGGTGGCTTCCAAATG GTATCCTTATTGCATTTAGCAGATATCACAGAAAAGGGTGTTACGTTTCAG TCACCAGTTGATGGAAAGCCTATGCTTCTAACACCTGAGGAATCAATTCAAATACAA aataGAATTGGAGCAGATATTATTATGGCTCTTGACGATGTAGTAAAAACCACCATTACTGGTCCACGGATTGAGGAGGCCATGTATCGCACTCTTCGATGGATAGACAGATGTATAGCAG CTCACAAGAAGCCAAATGAGCaaaatttatttggtattgTTCAAGGTGGTTTAGATCCTGTACTAAG GGATATATGTGTTAGAGGCTTGGTGGAGCGGAATTTACCTGg CTATGCTATTGGTGGTCTTGCAGGCGGTGAGGATAAAGATTCATTTTGGCGAGTTGTTGCTCAGTGCACTGCTTTGTTGCCTGAAGATAAACCACGATATGTGATG GGTGTTGGTTATCCACTGGACATTGTAGTTTGCAGTGCTTTAGGTGCTGACTTGTATGACTGTGTTTATCCCACTCGCACTGCTCGTTTTGGCACAGCTCTCATACCAGAG GGAGTGCTAAAACTTAAACACAAAGCAATGGCCGAGGATACTCGTCCCATTGATCCAACATGTTCTTGCATG GTTTGTAAGAATTATACAAGGGCATACATCCATTGTCTTGTTACAAAAGATGCTATGGGATCGCAGCTTCTATCATATCACAATTTGCATTACATGTTGCAG CTTAGCAGAGATCTACACTCTTCAATCATTGAAGAAAGATTTCCAGA TTTTGTCCGTGGATTCCTGCAGAAAATG TTTCCTAAAGGTGATGTCCCTGAATGGGTCTGCAATGCCATGGAGGTCGCTGGAATCAAAATATCGTCCTGCTGTGCTCCATTCTTGTTCTCCCATGATTCAGAACTAGAAAAGGATGCACCAACCAAGAAATTTGATGACAATGAGACAGCATTTGATGACAAGTATACACCAATCAATAAATTTGATGAGGTAGCATTTGACAATAAGTACAGCGGCAAGAACTTTGATGATAAGTATACATCAACCAAGTATTTTGATGAGGTAGCATTTAGCAATAAGAATAACACGAAGCAAGAACTTTGA
- the LOC118031597 gene encoding homeobox-leucine zipper protein ATHB-16: protein MKRFDSSDPLAAFISISSSKEERTQKTNQGYSRDFQSMLDSLEEEDYSEAASHVGEKKRRLNLHQVKALEKNFEVENKLEPERKLKLAGELGLQPRQIAIWFQNRRARWKTKQLERDYGTLKANYEALKLDYSNLEQKNEVLAQEVKELKAKLSEENVDSSHSVKEEHRVSESDNNASVHSKNHDFSENNNPSAITRDHSNISSSHHELMNLFQLSDSRVILGNIYQVYQPHLMKPEEQSLFSTEESCNFFSVDQAPTLHCYFPEH, encoded by the exons ATGAAGCGGTTCGATTCCTCAGATCCCCTGGCTGCTTTcatctccatttcttcttcaaaag AAGAGAGGACTCAAAAGACCAATCAAGGCTACAGTAGAGATTTTCAATCAATGCTGGATAGTCTTGAAGAAGAAGACTACTCTGAAGCAGCCAGCCATGTAGGTGAGAAGAAACGAAGGTTGAACTTGCATCAAGTAAAGGCCCTGGAGAAGAATTTTGAGGTAGAAAACAAGCTTGAGCCAGAGAGAAAGCTGAAACTAGCTGGAGAATTAGGCCTGCAGCCACGACAAATTGCTATTTGGTTCCAAAACCGTCGTGCCCGTTGGAAGACCAAGCAATTGGAGAGAGATTATGGCACTCTTAAGGCCAATTATGAAGCTTTAAAGCTTGATTACAGTAATCTTGAACAGAAGAATGAAGTCTTGGCACAAGAG GTAAAAGAATTGAAAGCAAAGCTGAGCGAAGAAAACGTTGATAGCAGCCACTCTGTTAAAGAAGAGCACCGCGTTTCAGAGTCAGACAACAACGCCTCAGTGCACAGTAAGAACCATGATTTCAGTGAGAACAACAATCCAAGTGCAATCACCAGAGACCACAGCAATATTTCCTCTTCGCATCATGAACTGATGAACTTGTTTCAGCTATCTGATTCAAGAGTTATTCTGGGGAATATATATCAAGTATATCAACCCCACCTTATGAAACCGGAAGAGCAGAGTTTGTTTAGCACCGAGGAATCATGCAATTTCTTTTCAGTTGATCAAGCCCCCACTCTTCATTGCTATTTTCCCGAGCACTAA
- the LOC118031598 gene encoding O-fucosyltransferase 7 isoform X2: protein MQMRRWKAVGLMRRILSCAICTIAMMSLLSVHLHIFPRHSKLPDPYKLPNPFPVWRTNCPRLWKPVPNRDYMPCTQPTPNYTAPPESRGYLLAHTNGGLNQMRAGICDMVAIARIINATLVVPELDKKSYWQDSSNFSDVFNEDHFINALANDVKVIKRLPMEMDGATKADKYFKSWSGMDYYQGEIASMWADYKVILAAKTDSRLANNNLPADIQKLRCRACYEALCFAPPIEATGKLLVDRMRSYGTYIALHLRYEKDILAFTGCTHGLSPAEADELKKIRDANDEWKVKDIDPREQRSKGFCPLTPKEAAIFLSALGYPSNTPIYIAAGEIYGGDSYMDDLRSRYPMLMSKEKLASIEELEPFANHSTQLAALDYILSVESDVFMPTYSGNMARAVEGHRRFLGHRRTISPDKKALVRLFDKIEDGTKKEGKLLSDKVIERHKKRQGSPRKRKGPIPGTKGMDRFRSEEAFYVNPLPDCLCAQSRNLNTSVS, encoded by the exons ATGCAGATGCGGAGATGGAAGGCGGTGGGGTTGATGAGGAGGATACTATCATGCGCCATATGTACAATAGCAATGATGTCACTCCTCTCCGTACACTTGCACATATTCCCTCGTCACTCTAAACTCCCTGATCCTTACAAGCTTCCTAATCCC TTTCCGGTTTGGCGTACGAATTGTCCCAGACTATGGAAGCCTGTGCCAAATCGTGATTATATGCCTTGCACTCAACCTACTCCTAACTATACCG CTCCTCCAGAGTCGCGAGGTTATCTCTTAGCGCATACAAATGGTGGGCTCAACCAGATGCGAGCTGGG ATATGTGATATGGTAGCTATTGCGCGTATCATAAATGCTACTCTTGTTGTTCCAGAACTAGATAAAAAGTCGTATTGGCAAGATTCCAG CAACTTTTCAGATGTCTTCAATGAAGATCATTTCATCAACGCTCTAGCTAATGATGTAAAAGTCATAAAAAGGCTCCCCATGGAAATGGATGGTGCTACAAAAgcagataaatattttaaaagctgGTCTGGTATGGACTATTACCAGGGGGAGATAGCAAGCATGTGGGCTGATTATAAG GTTATTCTGGCTGCCAAGACTGACTCTCGTCTAGCAAATAACAATCTCCCTGCTGATATTCAGAAGCTGCGTTGCCGTGCCTGTTATGAAGCCCTCTGTTTCGCACCTCCAATTGAAGCAACGGGAAAG TTGTTGGTGGACCGCATGAGGTCATACGGTACTTACATTGCTCTGCACTTACGATACGAGAAGGACATTCTTGCCTTCACTGGATGCACACATGGTTTATCTCCTGCTGAAGCAGATGAACTAAAAAAGATCAG AGACGCAAATGATGAGTGGAAAGTGAAGGATATTGATCCCAGGGAGCAAAGATCTAAAGGTTTTTGCCCCTTAACTCCAAAGGAGGCTGCAATATTTCTATCTGCTCTTGGTTATCCATCAAATACCCCTATATACATTGCTGCGGGAGAGATATATGGAGGTGATTCATATATGGATGATCTACGATCCCGGTATCCTATGTTAATGAGCAAG GAAAAATTGGCATCTATTGAGGAGCTTGAACCATTTGCCAATCATTCGACTCAGCTGGCTGCGCTTGATTATATATTATCTGTTGAAAGTGATGTATTCATGCCGACGTACTCAGGAAATATGGCGAGGGCTGTAGAAGGCCATCGTCGTTTTCTTGGACACAGAAGAACAATTTCCCCAGACAA GAAAGCCCTTGTTCGTCTGTTTGATAAAATAGAGGACGGAACAAAGAAAGAAGGCAAACTTTTATCAGACAAGGTCATTGAAAGGCACAAAAAACG GCAAGGCTCCCCAAGGAAGAGGAAAGGGCCCATTCCAGGAACAAAGGGCATGGATAGATTTCGTTCAGAAGAAGCTTTTTATGTAAATCCTTTACCAGATTGTTTGTGTGCGCAATCCCGGAATCTGAACACCTCTGTGTCATAA
- the LOC118031598 gene encoding O-fucosyltransferase 7 isoform X1, which translates to MQMRRWKAVGLMRRILSCAICTIAMMSLLSVHLHIFPRHSKLPDPYKLPNPQIEIRDKILGNEQEQRWTSEFTPPNVFLGPLSSQQFPVWRTNCPRLWKPVPNRDYMPCTQPTPNYTAPPESRGYLLAHTNGGLNQMRAGICDMVAIARIINATLVVPELDKKSYWQDSSNFSDVFNEDHFINALANDVKVIKRLPMEMDGATKADKYFKSWSGMDYYQGEIASMWADYKVILAAKTDSRLANNNLPADIQKLRCRACYEALCFAPPIEATGKLLVDRMRSYGTYIALHLRYEKDILAFTGCTHGLSPAEADELKKIRDANDEWKVKDIDPREQRSKGFCPLTPKEAAIFLSALGYPSNTPIYIAAGEIYGGDSYMDDLRSRYPMLMSKEKLASIEELEPFANHSTQLAALDYILSVESDVFMPTYSGNMARAVEGHRRFLGHRRTISPDKKALVRLFDKIEDGTKKEGKLLSDKVIERHKKRQGSPRKRKGPIPGTKGMDRFRSEEAFYVNPLPDCLCAQSRNLNTSVS; encoded by the exons ATGCAGATGCGGAGATGGAAGGCGGTGGGGTTGATGAGGAGGATACTATCATGCGCCATATGTACAATAGCAATGATGTCACTCCTCTCCGTACACTTGCACATATTCCCTCGTCACTCTAAACTCCCTGATCCTTACAAGCTTCCTAATCCC CAAATTGAAATCAGAGACAAGATACTGGGCAATGAGCAAGAACAGAGGTGGACAAGTGAGTTCACTCCTCCCAATGTGTTCCTAGGCCCCCTCTCATCCCAACAG TTTCCGGTTTGGCGTACGAATTGTCCCAGACTATGGAAGCCTGTGCCAAATCGTGATTATATGCCTTGCACTCAACCTACTCCTAACTATACCG CTCCTCCAGAGTCGCGAGGTTATCTCTTAGCGCATACAAATGGTGGGCTCAACCAGATGCGAGCTGGG ATATGTGATATGGTAGCTATTGCGCGTATCATAAATGCTACTCTTGTTGTTCCAGAACTAGATAAAAAGTCGTATTGGCAAGATTCCAG CAACTTTTCAGATGTCTTCAATGAAGATCATTTCATCAACGCTCTAGCTAATGATGTAAAAGTCATAAAAAGGCTCCCCATGGAAATGGATGGTGCTACAAAAgcagataaatattttaaaagctgGTCTGGTATGGACTATTACCAGGGGGAGATAGCAAGCATGTGGGCTGATTATAAG GTTATTCTGGCTGCCAAGACTGACTCTCGTCTAGCAAATAACAATCTCCCTGCTGATATTCAGAAGCTGCGTTGCCGTGCCTGTTATGAAGCCCTCTGTTTCGCACCTCCAATTGAAGCAACGGGAAAG TTGTTGGTGGACCGCATGAGGTCATACGGTACTTACATTGCTCTGCACTTACGATACGAGAAGGACATTCTTGCCTTCACTGGATGCACACATGGTTTATCTCCTGCTGAAGCAGATGAACTAAAAAAGATCAG AGACGCAAATGATGAGTGGAAAGTGAAGGATATTGATCCCAGGGAGCAAAGATCTAAAGGTTTTTGCCCCTTAACTCCAAAGGAGGCTGCAATATTTCTATCTGCTCTTGGTTATCCATCAAATACCCCTATATACATTGCTGCGGGAGAGATATATGGAGGTGATTCATATATGGATGATCTACGATCCCGGTATCCTATGTTAATGAGCAAG GAAAAATTGGCATCTATTGAGGAGCTTGAACCATTTGCCAATCATTCGACTCAGCTGGCTGCGCTTGATTATATATTATCTGTTGAAAGTGATGTATTCATGCCGACGTACTCAGGAAATATGGCGAGGGCTGTAGAAGGCCATCGTCGTTTTCTTGGACACAGAAGAACAATTTCCCCAGACAA GAAAGCCCTTGTTCGTCTGTTTGATAAAATAGAGGACGGAACAAAGAAAGAAGGCAAACTTTTATCAGACAAGGTCATTGAAAGGCACAAAAAACG GCAAGGCTCCCCAAGGAAGAGGAAAGGGCCCATTCCAGGAACAAAGGGCATGGATAGATTTCGTTCAGAAGAAGCTTTTTATGTAAATCCTTTACCAGATTGTTTGTGTGCGCAATCCCGGAATCTGAACACCTCTGTGTCATAA
- the LOC118031598 gene encoding O-fucosyltransferase 7 isoform X3 — MPCTQPTPNYTAPPESRGYLLAHTNGGLNQMRAGICDMVAIARIINATLVVPELDKKSYWQDSSNFSDVFNEDHFINALANDVKVIKRLPMEMDGATKADKYFKSWSGMDYYQGEIASMWADYKVILAAKTDSRLANNNLPADIQKLRCRACYEALCFAPPIEATGKLLVDRMRSYGTYIALHLRYEKDILAFTGCTHGLSPAEADELKKIRDANDEWKVKDIDPREQRSKGFCPLTPKEAAIFLSALGYPSNTPIYIAAGEIYGGDSYMDDLRSRYPMLMSKEKLASIEELEPFANHSTQLAALDYILSVESDVFMPTYSGNMARAVEGHRRFLGHRRTISPDKKALVRLFDKIEDGTKKEGKLLSDKVIERHKKRQGSPRKRKGPIPGTKGMDRFRSEEAFYVNPLPDCLCAQSRNLNTSVS; from the exons ATGCCTTGCACTCAACCTACTCCTAACTATACCG CTCCTCCAGAGTCGCGAGGTTATCTCTTAGCGCATACAAATGGTGGGCTCAACCAGATGCGAGCTGGG ATATGTGATATGGTAGCTATTGCGCGTATCATAAATGCTACTCTTGTTGTTCCAGAACTAGATAAAAAGTCGTATTGGCAAGATTCCAG CAACTTTTCAGATGTCTTCAATGAAGATCATTTCATCAACGCTCTAGCTAATGATGTAAAAGTCATAAAAAGGCTCCCCATGGAAATGGATGGTGCTACAAAAgcagataaatattttaaaagctgGTCTGGTATGGACTATTACCAGGGGGAGATAGCAAGCATGTGGGCTGATTATAAG GTTATTCTGGCTGCCAAGACTGACTCTCGTCTAGCAAATAACAATCTCCCTGCTGATATTCAGAAGCTGCGTTGCCGTGCCTGTTATGAAGCCCTCTGTTTCGCACCTCCAATTGAAGCAACGGGAAAG TTGTTGGTGGACCGCATGAGGTCATACGGTACTTACATTGCTCTGCACTTACGATACGAGAAGGACATTCTTGCCTTCACTGGATGCACACATGGTTTATCTCCTGCTGAAGCAGATGAACTAAAAAAGATCAG AGACGCAAATGATGAGTGGAAAGTGAAGGATATTGATCCCAGGGAGCAAAGATCTAAAGGTTTTTGCCCCTTAACTCCAAAGGAGGCTGCAATATTTCTATCTGCTCTTGGTTATCCATCAAATACCCCTATATACATTGCTGCGGGAGAGATATATGGAGGTGATTCATATATGGATGATCTACGATCCCGGTATCCTATGTTAATGAGCAAG GAAAAATTGGCATCTATTGAGGAGCTTGAACCATTTGCCAATCATTCGACTCAGCTGGCTGCGCTTGATTATATATTATCTGTTGAAAGTGATGTATTCATGCCGACGTACTCAGGAAATATGGCGAGGGCTGTAGAAGGCCATCGTCGTTTTCTTGGACACAGAAGAACAATTTCCCCAGACAA GAAAGCCCTTGTTCGTCTGTTTGATAAAATAGAGGACGGAACAAAGAAAGAAGGCAAACTTTTATCAGACAAGGTCATTGAAAGGCACAAAAAACG GCAAGGCTCCCCAAGGAAGAGGAAAGGGCCCATTCCAGGAACAAAGGGCATGGATAGATTTCGTTCAGAAGAAGCTTTTTATGTAAATCCTTTACCAGATTGTTTGTGTGCGCAATCCCGGAATCTGAACACCTCTGTGTCATAA